In the genome of Calothrix sp. PCC 6303, the window TTGCATAACGCGGATCTAACCAATTAATCCCTTCTTTTACAATACCCGCGCTTTTGAGTAAACTATTAATTAATCCTTTCTCCTCATATAACCAACCCCAAGCAATCCCAGCAACCACCATAGAAATAACCACCGGACTATAAAAAGCCGCTCGAAACCAGGTTATACCTCGTAATTTTTGATTGACTAAAATAGCTAAACCTAAAGGAATAACCACTAAAATTGGTACAACAATGGTGATATAAAGTAGAGTATTACCTAAAGTTTGCCAAAAAATGCGGTCATTCCATAGCCGAATAAAGTTTTTAAAACCTACCCATTCAGGAGTTCCACCAATTTCTGTAATATTGGTAAACGTTAAATAAAATGCTTGGAATGCAGGTAAAAAGACTGTAATTCCCAGAACAAACAGAGATGGAAATAAAAATAGATAAGGTGTAAGTTTTGCAGGAATAGATATTCTACCCTTGCTGATAAAATGTTGCATATAGGACTCATATTTGATTTATGAAACACAGGTAGGGGAGCCAGCACTGTTGGCGGGTTCCCCGACATAAGGTGACTGGCGTTGTGTTATCACGAAGTGTAACGCACCTTCTTCCGAATTTTGGTGCGTTAGGCTAAAGACATAACACACCCTACATATACTTAAATTTTTAAGTGCAAAGCACAGGCTACGCCAACAAAAACCAAACCCGATTTCTATAGGAATGTCGGGTTTGAATGTCTTGGAGGCAGGAAAGCAAATTTATGTTACACCATAAAAAAGCAAATTTACTAAAATGTAATTGATTTGAGACTATCTGGATTCCATGTATAATCTTTGATATCACTAGACCAAGGTACTTC includes:
- a CDS encoding carbohydrate ABC transporter permease: MQHFISKGRISIPAKLTPYLFLFPSLFVLGITVFLPAFQAFYLTFTNITEIGGTPEWVGFKNFIRLWNDRIFWQTLGNTLLYITIVVPILVVIPLGLAILVNQKLRGITWFRAAFYSPVVISMVVAGIAWGWLYEEKGLINSLLKSAGIVKEGINWLDPRYAIFSVMAVTVWKGLGYYMVIYLAGLQSIPADLYEAASIDGSDGIRKHLDITLPLMKPYLALVCVMSAISATKVFEEIYIMIPGARNSSKTIVYYLYEQAFNNLEISYACTIGLVLFFIIMVLSILQLLFSRVTKHSIG